The DNA segment CCTCGAGAGCCAGCCCCCCCATAGGCACCTCGGCCAGCGCGCTCCCGCCCCCCGAGACCAGCACCACCACAGTGTCGCCCTCCCCCGCGGAGCCGGCCCACTCCAGCAGCCTCCTACCCGCCCTGAGGCTCCACTCGTCGGGCAGGGGGTGGCTACCCTCCACGACCTCGAGCCCCTCAACACCCCCCCTCATACCCCGGGGCTTAACCACCACACCCCCCTCAGGCTCGAGACACTCCAGCGCCCCACGGGCCATCTGCAGCGCCCCCTTACCCAGCGCGAGGACCACGGCTCGGGAGCGGCATAGGCCGCGTTGCTCCAGGAGGCTCCTCACCCTCCAGTCCAGCCTCGAAGCCTCCAAAACCCTCTCAACAGCGGCCCCGAGAATCCTGGCCAGCTCCCTCTGCTCCCCAGGCCCCATATCCAGTGGCAAAAGGCCGCACCCAGTCTAACGTAAGGGAGGCCCGCGAGGATTTAACCCGGCGGCCGCCCCCCGGCTATACTCTTCGCCCCCCGCACCTCCGGCAGGGGGAGGGGGCCAAGGTAGGGTTTCGCCTCCACCCACACCTCCAGCGTGAAGTCCGCGCCACCCAGGATGGAGGCTAGGATTCTAAACGCGCTCACACTAACATCCATGTAAACAGTCCTCGACGACCCGGGTTCCAGGTGGACGGGGGATCTCGAGTACAGCACGGCGACCTCCTCCAGGCTCCCGCCTGAGGAGGCGTAGACCCTAACCTCCACCCTCTCAACCCTAAAGCCGAACCTCGTAGGATTCTCAATAATAACCGCCACACCCCCTCCAACGGGGCAGAAACATTTAAATTATAGTATATTGTAGCATTCTATAGTGGAGTGTAGCGGTTGAGCGAGAGGCTATTACATCCGAGGGAAGCGAGTAGGCGGTTGGGTATTCATTATGTTACTTTGAAGAGGTGGATTTACTCTGGCAAGATACGTGCTGTCCAGACTCCTACTGGACGTTGGATGATTCCAGAGAGCGAGGTAGAGAGGATAATTGGGGGAAAAGTGGAGGAAAGGGAAGTTAGGGCTGTCATCTATGCACGTGTTAGCTCTAACGACCAGAGGAGTGACCTGGAGAGGCAGATTCAATACCTTACACAGTATTGTTCTGCTAAGGGATACAAGGTAGTTGATATCCTAAGTGATGTAGCGAGCGGGCTAAAAACTAGCCGTAGAGGTTTGCTGAAGCTCTTCAAATACGTGGCTGATAGGCAAGTAGATGTAGTAGTTGTTACCTACAAGGACAGGCTTACGAGGTTTGGCTTTGAGTACCTGGAGTACTTCTTCAAGAAGTGCGGCGTGAGGATAGAGGTTATCTATAGCGAGGAGCCCAAGGATGCCTACCAGGAGCTGGTTGAGGATTTGTTAGCTATAGTTACCTCATTCGCAGGCAAGCTCTACGGGATGAGGAGTCATAGGAAAAGAAAGCTAGTCCAGGGATTCAGGGAGCTCCTAGAGGAGGTTGAGAGGGATGGCTAGGGTTGCTAGAACGGTTATCGTTAGAAGCGCTCCGTTACCGAGGAAAAAATTCAATGCTCTCGTCGAGCTTGAAGGTATGTACCGCAACATGGTTGAGCAGCTGGTAATGCATGCCGTCAGGAATGGGATACGGAGCTTCATTAGGCTTAAAGCTTTAAAGTACCGCGAGATGAGGAAACTATACCCGCATCTACCCTCGCACTACGCCTACACGACCTGCCAGGACGCCTCCACCAGGGCTAAGAGCTTCCTTAGGCTGAAGAAGCGGGGTTTAACTAGGAGGGAGCACCCGGAGGTTAGAAGCGTCGTAATATGGCTCGACGACCACCTATGGAAGCCCATCGGTTTAACCTTTATCAGGATAGTGACTCACAAGGGGTGGATTAAGGTGGAGCTCGAGCCTCACAGGCAATACTGGAGGTACGTTAATAGGGGGTGGAGGCTGGCTTCCGAGGCTAAGATGAAGCTTGACAGGAAAAATAGACGGATTATAGTCTACCTAACTCTCGTTAAAGAAGTTGATGAGTATAAGACTAGAGGATACCTACCTGTTGATGTTAACGAAAATAATGTAACGATTCTGGTTGACGGCGCTGCCATCCTCTTCGAGACTGGCATGAGGAAGCTAGTCCTAGGCTACTACTATCGTAGGAAGAAGGTGCAACAGAAATATGATGAACTCTATGGCGTGAAGTCGAGGATTAAGAGAATGATTTTGAGGAAGCTCAGAGAGCGTAAGAAGAAACAGGACGTTAGGGGGAAGATTGCTAACATAATTGTTAGAACCGCTTATGAGAAGCAATATGCCATTGTCATTGAGGAGTTAGGCAAGAGACCGGCCAACAATATGATTAGGAAAGTAAAGGACAAGCAGTTAAGGCATAGGATTTTCCAAGCATCCTTCAGAGGTGTTCAGAGAGCAATAGAGGAGAAGGCAAGGGAGTATGGCGTCCAAGTAGTCTATGTGAACCCAAAGAACACTTCAAGGCTATGCCCGCTACATAACGCTCCGCTCGCCTATAGTAATGGCTCGAGGGGGGGAAGGTGTAGGAAGGGCGGGGAGCAGTGGCATCGTGATGTAGTAGCCACCTGGAACCTCCTCCTTAGAGCCCTGCGGGGTGATGGGAGCGCTGCTCCAAGCCCCGCAGGCCCCACCCTAGATGGGGGCCGCGTGCCGTTCGGCCCGACCGCCACCCATGAGCCCACGCGGGTGCCCAAGCCCGTGTGGGCGAGGTGGAACACCCTACCACAGATACAAAACTCTACAACTATAAACAGAATGAAGCGGTAGGGTGAAACGGTCGAAGTCCACAAGCCTGACCCTGAGGTCCTCCAGTGCCTGGGAGGCGCTCCAGTAGAGGGTGGCGTATGAGCCAGCTAAAACTGCCAGGAGTAGCATGGCGACAGCCACGGGCAGCGAGGCCCTCCCAACCACCCTCCAGCAACCCCCCAGTATAGGGTCTACTCTCCGGGGTTTAGGCTGGCCTGGGGGGCTCCCGGGCTTGTGCCCCGGCGTCTGTAGGCCCTGTGGATTATCGCCCCGGCTATGGCTAGGAGGAGGGCGGCTTTTATGTAGGTGGCTATCGTTGGGGGGGCTAGGGGTGCTAGGGGGTTGGGGGTGGTGTGCCAAGTCAGTATGACCGCGGCTGTGGCGGTGTCCTGGGCTAGGAGGAGGGGGTAGAGTGCTGGTGTGAAGAGGGGTGTCGATAGGGCTAGGAGTGCTGGGAGGAGGTTCATCTGGGGAGTGTAGACGTAGGTGCCTAGCAGGTAGGCTGAGAGGGTTGTGAACGCTGCTGTTATAGGGTCGAGCCTGAGCAGCCTAGAGGCGGCCAGCGCGGCTAGTACAGCCAGGGCTGCGAGGACCTGGGAGGCCCTCCTGAGCCCGGGGCTGAAGGGGTCTCCGAACACTAGGAGCCAGCTCCCCTCTATATACCAGCCCGAGTGGTGGCGGTAGAAATCCTCTATATAACCCGGCGCCAGGGCCTCGGCGGCGAGGAAGGAGGCGGCGGTGACCGCGAAAGCCGCGGCCGCCGCCCAGAGCCCCCGCCTCCCGGCGGCCACGGGGAGGGCGGCCGCGGCTAGCAGGGGGAGCAGCTTGGCCGCCCCTCCCAGGCCTAGCAGTATGCCGGCGGCCAGGCTCCTGCCTCGGGTGAACATGTAGAGGCCCCAGAGCATCGGGGCCGCCGCCAGGAGGTCCCAGTTGTAGACGGAGTAGACGGCCATGCTGGGTAGGAGGGCGGCGGCCAACGCCCTCT comes from the Aeropyrum camini SY1 = JCM 12091 genome and includes:
- a CDS encoding LEA type 2 family protein, with the translated sequence MAVIIENPTRFGFRVERVEVRVYASSGGSLEEVAVLYSRSPVHLEPGSSRTVYMDVSVSAFRILASILGGADFTLEVWVEAKPYLGPLPLPEVRGAKSIAGGRPPG
- a CDS encoding IS607 family transposase, with protein sequence MSERLLHPREASRRLGIHYVTLKRWIYSGKIRAVQTPTGRWMIPESEVERIIGGKVEEREVRAVIYARVSSNDQRSDLERQIQYLTQYCSAKGYKVVDILSDVASGLKTSRRGLLKLFKYVADRQVDVVVVTYKDRLTRFGFEYLEYFFKKCGVRIEVIYSEEPKDAYQELVEDLLAIVTSFAGKLYGMRSHRKRKLVQGFRELLEEVERDG
- a CDS encoding RNA-guided endonuclease InsQ/TnpB family protein, which produces MARVARTVIVRSAPLPRKKFNALVELEGMYRNMVEQLVMHAVRNGIRSFIRLKALKYREMRKLYPHLPSHYAYTTCQDASTRAKSFLRLKKRGLTRREHPEVRSVVIWLDDHLWKPIGLTFIRIVTHKGWIKVELEPHRQYWRYVNRGWRLASEAKMKLDRKNRRIIVYLTLVKEVDEYKTRGYLPVDVNENNVTILVDGAAILFETGMRKLVLGYYYRRKKVQQKYDELYGVKSRIKRMILRKLRERKKKQDVRGKIANIIVRTAYEKQYAIVIEELGKRPANNMIRKVKDKQLRHRIFQASFRGVQRAIEEKAREYGVQVVYVNPKNTSRLCPLHNAPLAYSNGSRGGRCRKGGEQWHRDVVATWNLLLRALRGDGSAAPSPAGPTLDGGRVPFGPTATHEPTRVPKPVWARWNTLPQIQNSTTINRMKR
- a CDS encoding glycosyltransferase 87 family protein gives rise to the protein MRQRLARLAACNIHLAAALLTLGLAIALHHPGLESPIYSDIVSLYLDRIARTAPQGGGGLLLPYRDFYLEYPPLVGLLWLLSANIRLPGLGGLESHYIIQALAATAMGLLSVEAVRRLAGVERALAAALLPSMAVYSVYNWDLLAAAPMLWGLYMFTRGRSLAAGILLGLGGAAKLLPLLAAAALPVAAGRRGLWAAAAAFAVTAASFLAAEALAPGYIEDFYRHHSGWYIEGSWLLVFGDPFSPGLRRASQVLAALAVLAALAASRLLRLDPITAAFTTLSAYLLGTYVYTPQMNLLPALLALSTPLFTPALYPLLLAQDTATAAVILTWHTTPNPLAPLAPPTIATYIKAALLLAIAGAIIHRAYRRRGTSPGAPQASLNPGE